AGAGATATTTTCCATTAACGTATCGGTAGTTCCTACCACTACTTTGTTGTGCCACGGAACAGCAAACAGCACGCGGCCATCCGGTGTTTTAGGAATCATTATTGCTGTTTCACCCTGTAAAAATTTCCGGTCAATAATGAGGTGGACTCCTTGTGACGGCACAATAGTCTTTTTACTTTCAGGATGGTCTAACCGGATGACATTATCGGCAAAGACTCCCGTGGCATTAATAACTACTTTGGCTTTTATCTTATACGTTTCATTGGTTTCCTGATCCACGGCCTGTACACCCGAAACAAAACCCATGGAATCTTTCAGAATGCCGGTTACCTGACAATAATTGATAGCTGTACCCCGGTTGTCTTCCAGCGTTTGAGCCAGGCTGATGGCTAATCGGGCGTCATCAAACTGACCGTCGTAATACATCACGCCTCCGTTTAGGCCCTCTTTTTTCAAATTGGGAATGGCTTCCATGACGGTTTTAGAGTCCAGTCGTTCCGATGGCCCCAGTCCCAGCTTTCCCGACATCATATCGTAAACCTTTAGCCCGATGGTATAAAAAGGGCCGTCCCACCATTCGTAAGTAGGAATAATAAAGGCCTGGTTGCTTACGAGATGGGGCGCATTTTGCCGGAGTAGTCCCCGTTCTTTCAGGGCTTCCAGCACCAACGAAATATCGCCCTGGGCAAGATAGCGAACTCCGCCGTGGACCAGCTTGGTGCTTCGGCTCGATGTGCCTTTGGCAAAATCAGCCTGTTCAAGCAGCAGGGTTTTATAGCCTCTTGTAGCCGCATCGACGGCTGTTCCCAGTCCGGTGGCTCCGCCTCCTATTACAATGATGTCCCATAAAGGAACTTCTTTTAGTTTATTAATGTTGATTTTTCTGTTCATGATGGTGAATGATAAAAGAGAAGTAAAGGTATTAAAAAAATGGTAAAGGATCGTTTCGGCCTTTCCTCAGCCGGAAAAGCTTACTTTTGCCGCGATTATTCTGCTTTATATAAAACGTCAAAAACAGCATGAAAGAAATAGGACTTTTTTACGGATCGACTTACGGGATGACAGAAACGGTAGCCCGGAAAATACAATCGGCTTTTCGAAAATTTCGGGTAATGCTTCATAATGTGAAAGATGCTTCTGCAGATTTACCTGAAAAGTATGATTTTTTGTTATTTGGAACATCGGCCTGGGGAATCGGAGAGATGCAAAGTGATTGGGAAAATTGGGTTTTTTCGTTGGGAAAAATGGATTTTTCGGGTAAAAAAGTAGCTTTATTTGGATTAGGTGATCAGAAAAAATTTCCGGATAGTTTTGCGGATGGTTTAGGGAAATTATATTCTCACTTACCGGATAAATCGGTTGTTGTTGGTGAATGGCCGCTGGATGGATATTCGTATCATGCTTCGCTGGCAGAGAAAAACGGACGGTTTGTGGGCCTGGTGCTGGATGAGAATAATCAGAAAGATCGGACCGATGAACGTATTCGGCGTTGGGTGGATCAGCTTGAAAAAGAATTTTCCGATTGATACCGGTTTTCGTATCACTGATTTTTTCTCCTGACGGAATCGGTGACGCCGGGGTGATTTTCGTACTTTTGCAAAAAACACATGTCATGTTTCTTGATTATATTGTCTGGAATGTGAGTCCCGATATTTTTACGGTCCCGTCACATATTCCTATCATTGGAGGTTTTTCATTACGTTGGTACGGTTTGCTTTTTGCACTTGGTTTTGTGGCCGGGTATCTGATCATTTTAAAGATCTTTAAAAAAGAAAAGGTAAGCGAAAAAGAAACCGACGTTTTATTTACCTACATGTTTGTTTTTACGCTGATTGGTGCCCGTTTGGGGCATGTTTTCTTTTATGAGCCCCATTATTTTCTGGCGCATCCGTTACAAATCCTGGAAGTATGGCATGGCGGTTTGGCC
The sequence above is drawn from the Candidatus Sulfidibacterium hydrothermale genome and encodes:
- a CDS encoding glycerol-3-phosphate dehydrogenase/oxidase, with translation MNRKININKLKEVPLWDIIVIGGGATGLGTAVDAATRGYKTLLLEQADFAKGTSSRSTKLVHGGVRYLAQGDISLVLEALKERGLLRQNAPHLVSNQAFIIPTYEWWDGPFYTIGLKVYDMMSGKLGLGPSERLDSKTVMEAIPNLKKEGLNGGVMYYDGQFDDARLAISLAQTLEDNRGTAINYCQVTGILKDSMGFVSGVQAVDQETNETYKIKAKVVINATGVFADNVIRLDHPESKKTIVPSQGVHLIIDRKFLQGETAIMIPKTPDGRVLFAVPWHNKVVVGTTDTLMENISLEPRALPEEIDFILNTAGDYLVYRPKRSDVRSVFAGLRPLAAPEEGDEKTKEISRSHKITISPSGLLTITGGKWTTYRKMGEDVIEKAILIGGLEEKPCVTSSLPIHGYVRAFDENDPLHYYGSNRNKILSLARKEENLTQPLVEGFPYTRAEVVWAVREEMARTVEDFLARRSRFLLLDARKSIEAAPVVAKIMAEEMNLRRRWVREQIESYTRLAQGYVLD
- a CDS encoding flavodoxin gives rise to the protein MKEIGLFYGSTYGMTETVARKIQSAFRKFRVMLHNVKDASADLPEKYDFLLFGTSAWGIGEMQSDWENWVFSLGKMDFSGKKVALFGLGDQKKFPDSFADGLGKLYSHLPDKSVVVGEWPLDGYSYHASLAEKNGRFVGLVLDENNQKDRTDERIRRWVDQLEKEFSD